The Thermococcus peptonophilus genomic sequence ATTCTCCTCGCTATGGCCTTTCCGATTGCCCCCATGCCGAGGATTCCGACCTTTTTGCCGTAAACCGTCTCGATTTCCTTGAAAGCGCTCCATATCTTGGCGTGACTGTCCCACTCGCCCTTCCTGATGAGCTTGTCGGTGTAAACGAACTTCCTGAGGAGGGCTATAGTTAAGCCAACTGCGAATTCTGCCACGGCCTCGCTCAGGACACCGGAGACCTTTGTTACATATATACCCCTCTCGGTCGCGGCTTTCACGTCTACATGGTCGTAGCCTGCCGAATGACAGCTTATGACCCTGAGCCTCTCGGCCCTCTCGATAACTTCCCTCGGGACGGGGTTTAGGGGGGAGACGATCAGTCCATCGTAGTCTTTAACCTTCTCCGTCAGCTCCTCGACACTCGGGTAGAGGAGGAAGTCAACGTCCGCGTACTTCTTCAGCTCCTCCACGGGCTTCCTCTTCATCTTAAACGTAATGAGAACCCTCGGCCTCATCTTACCACCTTAAGATATACATCGAAACGGGCCTAATAAGGTTTTTGGAACCGGGAAAGCTTAAAAATAAAACTGCTCTTTCCCGTTTAGGTGGTCGAGATGGCGGTTGAGAGGAAGAAGTGGAGCGAGAACTTCAGCGAGTGGTACAACGAGCTGATCGAAACTGCTGGAATCCAGGACAAGCGCTACCCGGTTAAGGGAATGAACGTCTGGCTTCCCTACGGCCTCAAGATCATGCGCAACATAGAGCGCTTCATCCACGCCGAGATGGAAAGAACTGGACACGACGAGGTCCTTTTCCCCGCTTTGATCCCTGAAACCGAGTTCCAGAAAGAGGCGGAGCACATAAAGGGGTTCGAGGGTGAGGTTTACTGGGTAACCCATGCTGGCCTCGATCCTCTCGATGTAAGGCTCATCCTCAGACCGACGAGCGAGACGGCCATGTATTCGATGTTCTCACTCTGGATAAGGTCTCACGCTGACTTGCCGTTCAAGATATACCAGATCGTCAACGTCTACCGCTACGAGACCAAGCACACCAGACCCCTCATCCGTGTCAGGGAGATAAGCAGGTTCTTCGAGGCCCACACCGCCCACGACAGCTACGAGGACGCTGAAAGGCAGATAAAGGAGGACCTTGAGATATTCGACAACCTTGCGAAGTTTCTCGCTCTGCCCTACATAATCTCAAAGCGCCCGGAGTGGGACAAGTTCCCCGGGGCTTACTACTCCCTCGGCGCTGAGGTTATGATGCCCGACGGAAGGACGCTCCAGATAGGCACGATGCACAACTACAAGCAGAACTTCGCAAAGGCATACAACATCCAGTACGAGACCGAAACCGGCGACCACGAGTACGTCCATCAGACGACCTTTGGAATGAGCGAGAGGCTTTTAGCGGCCGTCATAGCGATTCACGGCGACGATAGGGGAATGGTGCTCCCGCCGACGATAGCTCCGATACAGGTTGTAATAGTTCCCATCCCCAAGAAGGACAGTGAGGCTGACGTTTTCGCCTACGCGAGGGAGATAGCTGAGGAGCTAAAAACGGCCGGGCTCAGAGTCCACGTTGACGAGCGCGACATAAGGCCCGGAAGGAAGTACTACGACTGGGAGCTTAAAGGTGTCCCACTCAGGATAGAGGTTGGCCCGAGGGACGTGGAAGGAAAGAAGGCCGTCCTAGCTAGGAGGGACACCCTCGAAAAGATAACCGTCGAGAGGGAGAAGATCGTCGAGGAAGTCAGGAAGACCCTTGATGCCATCCACGAAAACCTCTACCAGAGGGCCAAAGAGTTCCTTGAGACCCACATCAAGCGCGTTGACACAATCGAGGAGGCCAAAAAGGTCTTCGAGGACAGGCGCGGGATCGTTGAAATTCCCTGGTGCGGTGAGGAGGAGTGCGGCCTCAAGATGGAGGAGGAACTTGAGGCAAAGATGCTTGGTATTCCCTACCCTGAGGAGAAGGCCAAAGCCCCAGAGGGCAAGAAGTGCCCGGTCTGCGGCAGGGAAGCCAAGTTCATCGCGAGGTTCGCGAGGACTTACTGACCTCTCCATTTTTGAATCGCCGTAATATTATCTCGCTTCAAAATTTTTTGCGGTGGAAGGGATGATCCTCGGAGTCCACGACGGCCACGACGCGGGAGCTGTTCTGATAGACGGAGAGAGAATCTTCGCGGTGAACGAGGAGCGCTTAAACCGAATTAAAAAGTACCGCGGTTTTCCAGAGCTGAGCATAAGGAAAGTCCTTGAGATGGCCAGGGCTTCCCCAGAGGACGTTGAGATTATAGCGGTTGCGGGGATATTCCGGAAGCAGAAACGGCTCATCGAGCTTGAGGAGAACTTGAAGGCGATTTTTGGCCCAGATTTTAAGCGGAAGGTCCTCTTCGTCGAGCACCACCTTGCCCATTCCGCCTCGGCCTACTACACCTCAGGCTGGAGGGATGCGATAGCGCTGAGCATAGATGCGGCAGGAGACGGGCTTAGCTCATCCATCTACGTTGCGAGAGACGGTGAGATGATCAGGATAGCCCAGAGCACTTACCTCGACTCCCTCGGGGACTTCTATGCATCAGTTACTGAACTGCTCGGCTTCAAGCCGATGAGGCACGAGGGCAAGGTGATGAGCTTAGCGGCCTATGGAAAGCCCACCTATGATTTAAGCTCGATAATCGAACTAAACGGCCTGACCTTCGAGAACCACCTCAAGGTTGTTGGCATCGAGGCAACGAGGAAGCTGGCAGAACTGTTTAAGTATCCGCTCAGGCATGCAAAGGAGATAGCTATGCAACTGAAGCGCGGAAAGCTCGACGGGAAGCTCCAGCGGAAGGCGATAGAGATAGCCGCCAGCGCCCAAGCCCACCTTGAGAAACTAATCGAGGAGCTTGGCCTTAGACTTAAAGGCCACTCCCTGCCCGTGGCCTACGCCGGCGGTGTCGCCCAGAACGTTAAGGCCAACGCGGTTTTAAGGCACGTTTTCGGAGACGACAACCTGTGGGTATTCCCGGCGATGGACGACGGTGGCCTCGCCTTTGGTGCCGCTGTCTTCCTCAAGGCCCAGCTGGAAAGGTTGGACGGAAAGTGGAAGCCCTTCAGATTAAAGCATGTCTATTTGGGGCCTGGGTATTCCAGTGAAGAGATAGAAAGCTTTCTCAGGAGGGAAGGCATTGATTATGAGGAGGTAAGTGATATTCCAGGATTCGTTGCAGATGCCCTCGTTGATGGCAATCTCGTCGGCCTCTTCCAGGGGAGGATGGAATACGGGCCGAGGGCTTTGGGCAACCGCTCGATCCTCGCCAATCCGGGGGACGAAGGCGTGAAGGGGAGGCTTAACATCGCCCTGAAGAGGGACGTCTTCCAGCCATTCGCGCCCTCCATGCTCTGGGAAAAAGCCGAAGAATACCTTGAAGACCTGAACGGAAGGCCGAACGAGTTCATGACAATGAGCTATACTGCCAGTGAGGAGTTTAGAAAAATGGCTCCCGCCGTTGTCCACGTTGACGGGACGACAAGACCACAGGCTGTAAGGAAAGAGATCAACGAATTGTACTACCTCACAATTGAGAAGTTCAGCAAACAGACGGGGCTCAGTGCGGTTCTCAACACAAGCTTCAACATGCACGGGGAGCCGATAGTCTGTTCACCTGCCGATGCTGTGAAGACTTTCAGAGAGGCGGGCCTCGACACTCTTGTCATCGGCAACTTCGTTGTATCACGCTAAGAAGCTTTGTTTTTGACCGTTCTCCTTTTTCATGGGCTTTTATTGAAAATAGGCCCGCGTCGAGGGTTGGGAAGTCTTTAGTAACGTTTAGTTATTATCAAACGAAAAGTTATATATTCAGCAAAAATCGTGACGAAATTTTTTCAAAGCTTTGAGCGGGGGCACTTGAGAGGTTCTTTTGTGCTTTCTCCTAGTGAAAATTGGATATTTTCTCATAAAAAGACGTTAGAACGGAGTAATCTGGGTTTAATGCCTTAAAAATGCTCGGGAAGTCTTCTGAACATTGTTGTTCATGCACTAAGCGGAAGGGAGAGAAATCGGTTCTGGTTGAAAAATCCGCCCACAATCCTTGAATTGGGGGCTCCTGAGGGCTTTTCAAAGTACCCTTTGCGGAAAGTTGCAATAAGACTCTAAGAGAATTGAAACGTGATCTTCTCAACATCCCAACAATGTTTAGTTGCGAATTGAGACTCTAAAAATACTTCTCAAAGCCTGTTGAATGTGGCATTCTTGGACTTCAATGAGCATTTCCATGCTGCGATGCCCATTTTTTCATTGAGGTAACGTTATAAACATCGCGGAGAAGAGAGAGCGGTGATGGTAATGGCGCTGAGCGACAGGCTTGATATGGTTAATCCTTCTGAGATTAGGAAGCTTTTCGACCTCGCCGCTGGGATGCAGGATGTTATCTCACTCGGCATCGGTGAGCCCGATTTTGACACCCCTGAGCATATCAAAGAATACGCAAAAGAGGCCCTCGACAAAGGGTATACCCACTATGGCCCGAACGCCGGCCTGCCAATGCTTAGGGAGGCCGTTGCCAAAAAGCTCAAGGAGCAGAACGGCATAGAGGTCGATCCAAAAACCGAAGTTATGATCCTAACCGGAGCCAACCAGGCGTTCCTCATGGGTCTGGCAACGTTTCTTAAGGATGGTGAGGAAGTCCTCATCCCCTCTCCGATGTTCGTAAGTTACGCCCCGGCGGTCATTCTGGCAGGAGGAAAGCCCGTTGAGGTTCCAACCTACGAGGAAAACGAGTTCAGGCTTTCAGTTGACGATCTGGAAAAGCACGTTACTGATAAGACGAGAGCTCTCATCATAAACACCCCAAACAACCCCACTGGCTCCGTTCTCACTAAGAAAGACCTTGAGGAGATAGCCGACTTCGCCGTTGAGCACGACCTTATGGTAATCAGCGATGAAGTTTACGAGCACTTCGTCTACGACGGTGTTAAGAACCACAGCATCGCTTCGCTCGACGGCATGTTCGAGAGAACCATCACGGTAAATGGCTTCTCAAAGACCTTCGCCATGACCGGTTGGAGACTTGGTTTCGTCGCCGCTCCAGCGTGGATAATCGAAAAGATGACGCGCTTCCAGATGTACAATTCTACCTGCCCGGTTACCTTCGTTCAGTACGCAGCCGCTAAGGCCCTTGAAGACCCAAGGAGCTGGAAGGCCGTGGAGGAGATGAGGAAGGAATACGACAGGAGGAGGAGCCTAGTCTGGAAGCGCTTAAATGAAATGGGCCTTCCGACCGTAAAGCCGAAAGGAGCCTTCTACATCTTCCCGCGGATACGGGATACGGGTCTCACAGATCACCAGTTCAGCGAGCTTATGCTCAAGGAGGCCAGGGTTGCAGTGGTTCCCGGCTCTGCCTTCGGGAAAGCCGGAGAGGGCTACATCAGGATAAGCTACGCTACTGCCTACGAGAAGCTTGAGGAAGCTATGGACAGGATGGAAAAAGTCCTGAAGGAGAAAAAGCTCGTTTAAAGCTCCCTTAGCTCAACGTTTTTCACGACTTTTTCCTTTTCGTCGAAGTCTATAACCGCATAATATCCTCTGAAGAGCGGGCCTGGGTTCACTATGACTGTCTTTCCAAGCTCATCAACGCTTCTCGCCTCGTGGATGTGTCCCGTAACAACGAGCGGCGGTTGGTTCTTCTCTATGAACTCCCTGAGAGCTGTGCTCCCGACGTGGAGGCCTGAGTGGACTCTATCAGCTTTAGTGTCCTTCGGAGGAGCGTGGGAGAGAATGATGTCTCCTGGCTTGTAATTCCTCCTTAAGATTTCCATTATCTCATCCTCCGTGAGCTCCCAGATGGTATTGAAGGGTGTTATGTTTGAGCCTCCTACCCCCACGAAGCCTGTGTTGTTTACTTCCTTTCTCTTGTTGTGAAGTGATATTCCGAGTTCCTCCAGCAGCTCAGGGACATCCCTGCCGTCGCAGTTTCCGTGAACGGCTAAGAGTGAGACACCAAGATCCATAAGCGGTTTAAGGACTTTTCTGGCAACCTCTGCGCCGCTGAAGTTCGTTATGTCGCCAGCAATGAGGATAATGTCTGGCCTTTCTTCCTCAAGAATCCTTGCGAGCCTCTTCACCTTTTCAAGCTTCCCGTGGATGTCAGTGACCGCCGCTATCCTCATTTTCTCACCTCCAAAGGGATTTAGCGGCCACACCTTAAGAAGTTTTTTCGACAAAAGGCGATATTAACTTAAGCGTTTACCGAAAACCTTTTAAGGATTAGGGCCACCTATTTATGCAGGTGATACAATATGGAGAAGGTTAAGTCCGTGCTTGAGAGACGCCTTGAGGTCGTAAGGAGGAGAAAGGAGGCCGTTCTCCGCGAGGAGGCCAGGCTCATAAGGCTTGCCCGCCAGAAGAGGGACGTTGCAATGGTTCTTGCCAAGGTTAAGAAGGAGAAGCTCGCCCTTATGGCTGAGGAGGCAAAAGTCCTCAGGGCGCTCAAGCAGAGCGCTCCTGCGGTCTGACTTTCAACACTTTCTGTCCATTATCAACTCAAGAAGTGGCCAAAAGGTAGAAGAAAAAGTTGAGGACTTTAGAAGACGTTTATCTTGTCCTCGAGGATCATTTTCTGTATCTTCGTTATGTTGGCCAGCCACTCGTCGGCTATCTCGTAGGCCGGCTTCTGGAGGACATCGATTGAGTAGCCCTTCTTCGGGATTATCTGAACGCTGGCGACGAGCGGCTCGTCTATCGGTTTTCCAATCTGGCTGAGGATTCTCACGTAGACTTCCTCAACACCCTCGACCTGCTCGGCTATGTCGTTTGCTATAAGCATCGAGAGGATGTTGTAGATCTTACCCACGTGGCTCACCGGGTTCTTACCCGCTGCTGCCTCCATGCTCATGTGCCTGTTGGGAGTGATGAGGCCATTAACCCTGTTGCCCCTTCCGACGGAACCGTCGTCGCCGGCCTCGGCGCTCGTTCCTGTGACGGTTATGTAGTAGATGCCCTCCTTCGGATCATCGGCAGTGTTCACGTAGATGTTGGTCGGCCTCTCGGTGTGGGACTCAACGATCTCCTTGGCGGCCTCGTAGATGGCCTCCTTCACGGCCATGTAGTCGTCGGGGTTGTCAACCTCGCTGTCAACGATGGCAGCGGCGATGGTGAGGTCTATC encodes the following:
- a CDS encoding pyridoxal phosphate-dependent aminotransferase, whose translation is MALSDRLDMVNPSEIRKLFDLAAGMQDVISLGIGEPDFDTPEHIKEYAKEALDKGYTHYGPNAGLPMLREAVAKKLKEQNGIEVDPKTEVMILTGANQAFLMGLATFLKDGEEVLIPSPMFVSYAPAVILAGGKPVEVPTYEENEFRLSVDDLEKHVTDKTRALIINTPNNPTGSVLTKKDLEEIADFAVEHDLMVISDEVYEHFVYDGVKNHSIASLDGMFERTITVNGFSKTFAMTGWRLGFVAAPAWIIEKMTRFQMYNSTCPVTFVQYAAAKALEDPRSWKAVEEMRKEYDRRRSLVWKRLNEMGLPTVKPKGAFYIFPRIRDTGLTDHQFSELMLKEARVAVVPGSAFGKAGEGYIRISYATAYEKLEEAMDRMEKVLKEKKLV
- the proS gene encoding proline--tRNA ligase, yielding MAVERKKWSENFSEWYNELIETAGIQDKRYPVKGMNVWLPYGLKIMRNIERFIHAEMERTGHDEVLFPALIPETEFQKEAEHIKGFEGEVYWVTHAGLDPLDVRLILRPTSETAMYSMFSLWIRSHADLPFKIYQIVNVYRYETKHTRPLIRVREISRFFEAHTAHDSYEDAERQIKEDLEIFDNLAKFLALPYIISKRPEWDKFPGAYYSLGAEVMMPDGRTLQIGTMHNYKQNFAKAYNIQYETETGDHEYVHQTTFGMSERLLAAVIAIHGDDRGMVLPPTIAPIQVVIVPIPKKDSEADVFAYAREIAEELKTAGLRVHVDERDIRPGRKYYDWELKGVPLRIEVGPRDVEGKKAVLARRDTLEKITVEREKIVEEVRKTLDAIHENLYQRAKEFLETHIKRVDTIEEAKKVFEDRRGIVEIPWCGEEECGLKMEEELEAKMLGIPYPEEKAKAPEGKKCPVCGREAKFIARFARTY
- a CDS encoding YfcE family phosphodiesterase, whose product is MRIAAVTDIHGKLEKVKRLARILEEERPDIILIAGDITNFSGAEVARKVLKPLMDLGVSLLAVHGNCDGRDVPELLEELGISLHNKRKEVNNTGFVGVGGSNITPFNTIWELTEDEIMEILRRNYKPGDIILSHAPPKDTKADRVHSGLHVGSTALREFIEKNQPPLVVTGHIHEARSVDELGKTVIVNPGPLFRGYYAVIDFDEKEKVVKNVELREL
- a CDS encoding carbamoyltransferase family protein, which gives rise to MILGVHDGHDAGAVLIDGERIFAVNEERLNRIKKYRGFPELSIRKVLEMARASPEDVEIIAVAGIFRKQKRLIELEENLKAIFGPDFKRKVLFVEHHLAHSASAYYTSGWRDAIALSIDAAGDGLSSSIYVARDGEMIRIAQSTYLDSLGDFYASVTELLGFKPMRHEGKVMSLAAYGKPTYDLSSIIELNGLTFENHLKVVGIEATRKLAELFKYPLRHAKEIAMQLKRGKLDGKLQRKAIEIAASAQAHLEKLIEELGLRLKGHSLPVAYAGGVAQNVKANAVLRHVFGDDNLWVFPAMDDGGLAFGAAVFLKAQLERLDGKWKPFRLKHVYLGPGYSSEEIESFLRREGIDYEEVSDIPGFVADALVDGNLVGLFQGRMEYGPRALGNRSILANPGDEGVKGRLNIALKRDVFQPFAPSMLWEKAEEYLEDLNGRPNEFMTMSYTASEEFRKMAPAVVHVDGTTRPQAVRKEINELYYLTIEKFSKQTGLSAVLNTSFNMHGEPIVCSPADAVKTFREAGLDTLVIGNFVVSR